The Streptomyces sp. NBC_01775 genome includes a region encoding these proteins:
- a CDS encoding cation transporter, with the protein MTAISLGPSPARRDALTRRIRLLVAATITYNVIEALVALTAGTLASSTALVGFGLDSVIEVSSAAAVAWQFSASDHAIREAREHRTLRIIAVSFFGLALYVSIDAVRALAGTGEADRSTPGIVIAALSLAVMPFLSTAQRRAGRELGSASAVADSKQTLLCTYLSAVLLVGLILNATLGWSWADPLAALVIAAIAVKEGRDAWQGKGCCAAPAAAASPVRQQETNACGCHPGCDCCN; encoded by the coding sequence GTGACCGCGATATCCCTCGGCCCTTCCCCGGCACGGCGCGATGCCCTCACCCGCCGGATACGGCTGCTGGTGGCCGCCACGATCACCTACAACGTCATCGAGGCGCTCGTCGCGCTCACGGCAGGGACGCTTGCCTCCTCCACCGCGCTGGTCGGCTTCGGCCTCGACTCCGTCATCGAGGTCTCCTCAGCCGCCGCGGTCGCCTGGCAATTCTCCGCCTCCGACCACGCGATACGAGAGGCCCGCGAGCACCGCACCCTGCGGATCATCGCCGTCTCCTTCTTCGGACTCGCGCTCTACGTGAGCATCGATGCCGTCCGTGCACTGGCCGGCACCGGCGAGGCCGACCGCTCAACCCCCGGCATCGTCATCGCCGCCCTGTCGCTGGCGGTCATGCCGTTTCTGTCCACCGCCCAGCGCCGCGCGGGGCGCGAACTGGGCTCCGCCTCTGCCGTCGCCGACTCCAAACAGACCCTGTTGTGCACCTACCTGTCCGCCGTGCTCCTGGTCGGTCTGATCCTCAACGCCACCCTCGGCTGGTCCTGGGCCGACCCCCTCGCCGCCCTGGTCATTGCCGCCATCGCCGTGAAGGAGGGCCGCGACGCCTGGCAAGGCAAGGGATGCTGCGCGGCCCCGGCCGCCGCCGCGAGCCCCGTAAGGCAGCAGGAAACGAACGCCTGCGGCTGCCACCCCGGCTGCGACTGCTGCAACTGA
- a CDS encoding ArsR/SmtB family transcription factor: MLTLATDLDALTRFGRALADPIRCRLLLALREAPAYPSDLADSLAISRTRLSNHLACLRDCGLVTAVPDGRRTRYELADARLGHALDDLRNAVIAVEADRTCPDAEAKGCCP; this comes from the coding sequence ATGCTGACCCTCGCGACTGACCTGGACGCCCTGACCCGCTTCGGCCGGGCCCTGGCCGACCCGATCCGCTGCCGCCTGCTGCTCGCACTGCGCGAGGCTCCGGCTTACCCGTCCGATCTCGCCGACTCGCTTGCCATCTCCCGCACCCGGCTCTCCAACCACCTGGCCTGCCTGCGCGACTGCGGCTTGGTCACCGCCGTCCCCGACGGGCGCCGCACCCGCTACGAACTCGCCGATGCCCGCCTGGGCCACGCACTGGACGACCTGCGCAATGCCGTGATCGCCGTCGAGGCGGACCGCACTTGCCCGGACGCGGAAGCCAAGGGGTGTTGCCCGTGA
- a CDS encoding DUF3703 domain-containing protein encodes MLRRAPMPPALREVFNTEMSAARSPGPTEGRWRAAERAHILSQPWPGPHTRTHAVMIRLAVRERDLRELLGQFVRLAVAAPGSAAGKYPDGNTGRTRAGLTTPMPIPDDLTALLREAGVTLPVNRRARPR; translated from the coding sequence GTGCTCCGCCGCGCCCCGATGCCGCCCGCCCTGCGTGAGGTCTTCAACACCGAGATGTCCGCCGCCCGCAGCCCGGGGCCCACGGAGGGCCGGTGGCGGGCCGCCGAGCGGGCCCACATCTTGTCCCAGCCCTGGCCCGGCCCCCATACCCGGACCCACGCGGTGATGATCCGTCTTGCCGTCCGCGAACGTGACCTACGCGAACTCCTCGGCCAGTTCGTCCGCCTGGCAGTAGCCGCCCCCGGATCTGCCGCCGGAAAGTACCCGGACGGCAACACGGGCCGCACCCGGGCAGGGCTCACCACACCTATGCCAATCCCGGACGACCTCACCGCCCTGCTCCGCGAGGCCGGCGTCACCCTGCCTGTGAACAGACGAGCGAGGCCTCGGTGA
- a CDS encoding FAD-dependent oxidoreductase — protein MSEQHPALPVAVIGAGPIGLATAAYLLERGIEPLVLEAGPVAGTAVREWGHVRLFSTWDEVIAPAAEKLLAPTGWERPEGSSYPSGSDWAARYLQPLADTLGERVHYDARVTGVSRTGRDRVVDSGREEQPFVLHLTGRDGTEGRVLARAVIDASGTWSTPSPLGGNGLPALGERAAADRLTYRVPDLNDPAVRARYAGKRTAVVGSGASAFTVLAALATLAEDEPGTHAVWVLRRGLGGDTFGGGEADQLPARGALGLRAKAAVEAGHATATTSFRAQAVERDGDQLVLVAEDGRRLDPVDEVIVLTGLRPDLSFLNELHLGLDERLQAPVEVAPLIDPNVHSCGTVYPHGAKELSHPEPDVYLLGMKSYGRAPTFLAMTGYEQARSVAAALAGDHEAAARVELILAETGVCGGSGLFDEPDTSQTEGGGCCAAPTTLQIGAPVAATGGGC, from the coding sequence ATGTCCGAGCAGCACCCCGCCCTTCCCGTCGCCGTGATCGGCGCAGGACCGATCGGCCTGGCCACGGCCGCGTACCTGCTGGAACGCGGCATCGAGCCGCTGGTCCTGGAAGCCGGTCCCGTGGCGGGTACGGCAGTACGGGAGTGGGGGCACGTGCGGCTCTTCTCCACCTGGGACGAGGTCATCGCGCCGGCCGCCGAGAAGCTCCTCGCCCCCACCGGCTGGGAGCGCCCCGAAGGAAGCTCCTACCCCTCCGGCTCTGACTGGGCCGCGCGCTACCTCCAGCCGCTCGCCGACACGCTCGGCGAGCGTGTGCACTACGACGCCCGCGTCACCGGCGTCTCCCGGACCGGACGCGACCGTGTCGTGGACAGCGGACGCGAGGAACAGCCCTTCGTTCTGCACCTGACCGGCCGCGACGGCACCGAGGGGCGCGTTCTGGCACGCGCCGTGATCGACGCCTCCGGCACCTGGAGCACGCCCAGCCCGCTCGGCGGCAACGGCCTCCCGGCGCTCGGCGAACGTGCCGCCGCCGACCGGCTCACCTACCGCGTTCCGGACCTCAACGACCCTGCCGTACGCGCCCGATACGCGGGCAAGCGCACGGCCGTCGTCGGTTCCGGCGCCTCCGCCTTCACCGTGCTCGCCGCCCTCGCCACGCTCGCGGAGGATGAGCCCGGCACGCACGCGGTCTGGGTGCTGCGGCGGGGCCTCGGCGGCGACACCTTCGGCGGCGGGGAGGCCGACCAGCTCCCCGCACGTGGCGCACTGGGCCTGCGCGCGAAGGCCGCCGTCGAGGCCGGACACGCCACCGCCACCACCAGCTTCCGCGCCCAGGCCGTCGAGCGCGACGGGGACCAGCTCGTCCTGGTCGCCGAGGACGGCCGACGCCTCGACCCCGTCGACGAGGTAATCGTGCTCACCGGCCTCCGCCCCGATCTGTCCTTCCTGAACGAACTCCACCTCGGACTGGACGAACGACTCCAGGCGCCTGTCGAGGTGGCACCGCTCATCGACCCCAACGTCCACTCCTGCGGCACCGTCTACCCCCACGGTGCGAAGGAGCTGTCCCACCCTGAGCCGGACGTGTACCTGCTGGGCATGAAGAGCTACGGCCGCGCCCCCACGTTCCTCGCCATGACCGGCTATGAGCAGGCCCGCTCGGTGGCTGCGGCGCTCGCAGGGGACCACGAGGCCGCTGCCCGCGTCGAGTTGATCCTGGCAGAGACGGGGGTGTGTGGCGGCTCCGGACTCTTCGACGAGCCCGACACCTCCCAGACCGAGGGTGGAGGCTGCTGTGCCGCCCCGACAACCCTCCAGATCGGTGCCCCCGTCGCCGCGACGGGTGGCGGCTGCTGA
- a CDS encoding ArsR/SmtB family transcription factor, whose product MSKLKDRAAAEPDRVEGVVPCCPPLNSPDISREDAETMAAMFKALGEPIRVLLFSRVASHPDGEVCVCDLGDLGVGQPTVSHHLKKLRDAGLVVSERRGTWVYYRVAPGVLLRMGAITR is encoded by the coding sequence ATGTCGAAGCTGAAGGACCGAGCGGCGGCCGAGCCGGACCGCGTAGAAGGCGTAGTGCCCTGTTGCCCGCCGCTGAACTCCCCGGACATCTCCCGGGAGGACGCGGAGACGATGGCGGCGATGTTCAAGGCCCTCGGGGAACCGATCCGGGTGCTGCTCTTCTCCCGGGTCGCCTCGCACCCGGACGGCGAGGTGTGCGTGTGCGACCTCGGTGACCTGGGGGTTGGCCAGCCCACCGTCTCCCACCACCTGAAGAAGCTCCGTGACGCGGGCCTCGTCGTCTCCGAGCGGCGCGGGACGTGGGTCTACTACCGCGTGGCTCCCGGGGTTCTGTTGCGGATGGGTGCGATCACGCGCTGA